A genomic segment from Nicotiana tabacum cultivar K326 chromosome 7, ASM71507v2, whole genome shotgun sequence encodes:
- the LOC142162240 gene encoding uncharacterized protein LOC142162240 — MLLHMRWHAPQRNWFKLNTNGAYKKHPNGIGLEGVFKDHTGRWILGFQKKYVANSPLHVELQAIYQGLQIATKFDLLPLEVEIDSTEAINALNHDHVVFSNIVYAYRSLMPHQKALLLRHNLCERNKVAHLLAKDATNEQYKQLNPEVSKLHAGPPYFGMQQLTSEQSGECLFVKSLPTTFVICLGQ, encoded by the coding sequence ATGTTGCTCCATATGCGATGGCATGCTCCTCAAAGAAATTGGTTCAAGCTTAATACTAATGGCGCCTATAAAaaacatccaaatggtataggaTTAGAAGGAGTCTTCAAGGATCACACTGGTAGATGGATCCTTGGctttcaaaaaaaatatgttgcTAATTCACCGTTACATGTTGAATTGCAAGCAATCTACCAAGGTTTACAAATTGCCACAAAATTCGATCTATTACCCCTGGAAGTGGAAATAGATTCAACAGAGGCTATCAACGCACTAAATCATGATCATGTTGTTTTCTCTAACATTGTTTATGCGTACAGATCATTAATGCCCCATCAGAAGGCCCTCCTCCTTCGGCATAACTTATGCGAAAGAAACAAAGTGGCTCATCTACTAGCTAAGGATGCCACCAATGAACAGTACAAGCAGTTAAATCCAGAAGTCTCAAAACTCCATGCAGGTCCACCTTATTTTGGGATGCAACAGCTAACATCAGAACAAAGTGGAGAATGCCTTTTTGTTAAATCGTTACCGACTACTTTTGTAATATGCTTAGGACAGTAG